Proteins from a genomic interval of Yarrowia lipolytica chromosome 1E, complete sequence:
- a CDS encoding uncharacterized protein (Compare to YALI0E25223g, no similarity), with product MSPSSAPPKRAHHPPLPQHHPQGAAPENAYQPSVTQKPVKSVHDLNALLAIEMQRTRRYFRDHPTLSTTLSNNKIQDVILQHPVTRMLEVPQADLDARARTFDLLRNVIKATVIALNYAKHTIQSAPNSGQLNFNKNAYVRGGAQQSTLQTSPLVRELVTSIYNVHKQMGDGGPMPPPNTVPVVHNNDENVLIDLATMLQRLMHMRDVLEELLLRIQGVCCYVYWNTWDSVFEMVAEIAGLQETEAAAEGRLFRAAGPAAMYRQRKKLEKSHAEESRRRSQISKPGKELPRTRVNLAAIKKLFELQEPPIAQKHLNSYKVRDSFQVANFNPEMMADSGTGISSYLRLRTFGEDEVANASMKQPLVVTDDDESASVIMQPTPVRSVVSDDASCSPQSTKTALTSDDEEKDRTRTWNDLVNHIDDLSDLDSNLSLFSRMKTTDSSHMDCNMPPLPLIDQSEIDDLPMEDMSRYGKAEGERVSLHQQIRMMDDE from the coding sequence ATGTCTCCCTCGTCAGCGCCACCCAAACGTGCACATCATCCTCCTCTACCACAACACCATCCACAAGGTGCTGCTCCGGAAAACGCCTACCAGCCGTCGGTGACTCAGAAACCCGTCAAATCAGTTCACGATCTCAACGCGCTGCTGGCCATTGAAATGCAACGAACACGGCGGTACTTCCGCGACCACCCGACTCTGTCGACCACTCTGTCCAACAACAAGATCCAGGACGTGATTTTGCAACATCCAGTGACACGTATGTTGGAAGTGCCTCAGGCGGACCTGGACGCCCGCGCCCGAACTTTTGACCTGCTGCGAAACGTCATCAAGGCCACCGTCATTGCTCTCAATTATGCCAAACACACAATCCAGTCGGCCCCGAACAGCGGTCAGCTGAACTTCAACAAGAATGCATATGTGCGGGGAGGCGCTCAGCAGTCGACGCTGCAGACGTCGCCTTTAGTGCGGGAACTCGTCACGTCAATTTACAACGTCCACAAGCAGATGGGTGACGGAGGACCTATGCCACCCCCCAATACGGTGCCGGTGGTCCACAACAATGACGAAAACGTGCTCATCGACCTCGCCACCATGCTACAGCGACTCATGCACATGCGCGAcgtgctggaggagctacTGCTGAGAATCCAGGGTGTGTGCTGCTACGTCTACTGGAACACCTGGGACTCGGTGTTTGAGATGGTGGCCGAAATCGCTGGACTGCAGGAAACAGAGGCCGCAGCAGAGGGGCGACTTTTCAGAGCAGCAGGCCCGGCGGCAATGTACAGGCAGCgcaagaagctggaaaagAGCCACGCTGAGGAGTCTCGAAGACGGTCTCAGATCTCAAAGCCCGGAAAAGAACTACCCCGAACACGTGTCAATTTGGCggccatcaagaagctctTTGAGCTGCAGGAGCCGCCCATTGCACAGAAGCATCTCAATTCGTACAAGGTGCGGGACTCGTTCCAGGTGGCCAACTTCAACCCCGAAATGATGGCTGACAGTGGCACGGGAATTTCTTCGTATTTGCGTCTCCGAACTTTTGGGGAAGACGAGGTAGCCAATGCGTCCATGAAACAACCTCTGGTTGTAACGGACGACGATGAATCTGCGTCTGTGATCATGCAGCCCACTCCGGTCCGTTCTGTGGTCTCAGATGATGCATCGTGTTCTCCGCAATCGACGAAAACGGCCCTGACCTCTGATGACGAGGAAAAAGACCGTACTCGAACGTGGAACGATCTCGTAAACCACATTGACGATCTCAGCGATCTGGACTCCAACTTGTCGCTCTTCTCCCGGATGAAAACCACAGATTCCTCCCACATGGACTGTAACATGCCCCCCTTGCCGCTGATTGACCAGTCGGAAATCGACGATCTGCCCATGGAAGACATGTCGCGATATGGCAAGGCTGAGGGCGAGCGGGTGAGTCTGCACCAGCAGATTCGAATGATGGACGACGAGTAG
- a CDS encoding uncharacterized protein (Compare to YALI0E25443g, highly similar to uniprot|Q6CHJ4 Yarrowia lipolytica YALI0A08195g): MLFKSLSILTAATAALAADQYTLKAAIGPGATGLKPLQLHGNNIVYGLTTGYSDFRAEDDGNTIKLIAQGFPGLSLDVAQDGELIFKSPPEPKEGFSFKGDGLVKDFEFNDSQEFYSCIDETVGPLHPPIVYVKTGDKYGCKNPVKFTIAATKE, translated from the coding sequence ATGCTTTTCAAGTCCCTCTCCATCCTCACCgctgccactgctgctCTTGCAGCCGACCAGTACACACTCAAGGCCGCCATTGGCCCCGGTGCAACAGGTCTCAAGCCGCTGCAGCTCCACGGAAACAACATTGTCTACGGCCTGACCACGGGCTACTCGGACTTCCGAGCCGAGGACGACGGAAACACCATCAAGTTGATCGCCCAGGGCTTCCCTGGTCTGTCTCTAGATGTTGCCCAGGACGGTGAGCTCATTTTCAAGTCTCCTCcggagcccaaggagggcttctccttcaagGGTGATGGCCTCGTCAAGGACTTCGAGTTCAACGACTCCCAGGAATTCTACTCCTGTATCGACGAGACCGTGGGACCTCTTCATCCCCCGATTGTCTACGTCAAGACCGGCGACAAGTACGGTTGCAAGAATCCCGTCAAGTTCACCATTGCTGCAACCAAGGAGTAG